In Deinococcus aerophilus, the following are encoded in one genomic region:
- a CDS encoding DUF7662 domain-containing protein, translating into MKSFLKLQLVTDSDVVLDLSLPASLDAATLLQRLPAFLAEPVSTPAGSISVKDAEVIKSIGKRYAPLAAHLAAIPSTTPSVTLSYGEIENILGADLPATARSTHAPAWWSNTETHSQGKAWLAVDWKTSNINPSAETVEFRRK; encoded by the coding sequence ATGAAAAGTTTTCTAAAACTACAGCTGGTCACGGACAGTGACGTCGTCCTTGACCTCTCCCTCCCCGCCAGCCTCGATGCGGCAACCCTCCTGCAACGGCTGCCCGCGTTCCTGGCCGAACCCGTCAGCACGCCCGCTGGCAGCATCAGCGTCAAGGACGCCGAAGTCATCAAGTCCATCGGCAAGAGATATGCCCCACTAGCCGCGCATCTGGCCGCCATCCCCAGCACCACCCCCTCGGTCACCCTCAGCTACGGCGAAATCGAGAATATCCTCGGCGCCGACCTTCCGGCGACCGCCCGCAGTACGCATGCTCCTGCCTGGTGGTCCAACACCGAGACCCACTCCCAGGGCAAAGCGTGGCTGGCCGTGGATTGGAAAACGAGCAACATCAACCCCAGCGCTGAGACCGTCGAGTTCCGCCGCAAGTAG
- a CDS encoding PadR family transcriptional regulator, which translates to MEDLRITTNLLRVFRVLLDDLDAQHYALDLSKSAKVNVGTIYALVARLQRAGLLRSDLEDVDPVVAGRPPRRYYRLTGEGIRYAEQTLREHRADIGLSGGVHV; encoded by the coding sequence ATGGAAGATCTCCGCATTACCACCAATCTCCTCCGGGTGTTCCGGGTATTGCTTGACGACTTGGACGCCCAACACTACGCCCTCGACCTCAGCAAGTCCGCCAAGGTCAACGTCGGCACGATCTATGCTCTCGTTGCCCGCCTCCAGCGCGCCGGCCTGCTTCGCAGTGACCTAGAGGACGTTGATCCGGTGGTTGCTGGTCGGCCGCCCCGTCGCTATTACCGATTGACCGGCGAGGGCATCCGCTACGCAGAGCAAACCTTGCGCGAGCATCGCGCCGATATCGGGCTGTCTGGCGGTGTTCATGTATGA